From Sporolactobacillus pectinivorans:
TCAGGAAGAGACTTTTCCTTGAAGGTATTAATGCCTTGCGTCACGCGGCTGTCAGCAAATGAATTCAACCACTTCTTGCCGCCTTCATCCTCATTCAGGAACTTCTGTACCGATTCAAGTGTCAGTTGAGACCCTTGGCCGTTACTTGCTCCTGCCGGTGGTGTCGGTGGATCGGCAGGTGGATCGCCTGCCGGTGCCGGGGGTGTTGACCCAGGCGGTGTTGGATTACCTCCTTGTGGCTCTGCAAAATACTGCAGGCGAAGCGGATATCTCAAAAGACTTGTTTTCATGTTTCTTCCTCCTTGCCCTGGGCAGTTCCACGATGGCCCTGCGACAGTTCAAATAGTGGTTTTCGTACTGTTCTTTAAGGACTGCAGAACGAAAAAAAGTCCATGAAAAAAGCACCCTCGAAAGGATGCCTTAAATTCGCAAACGTCTGCGAATTTAGTTCAATATATCTCAGGTTTATAGAGTCTTGATAGATTTTTAAATTCTTTGTCAATCGCTTGCTTGACGACTTTCTCAATTCCTTCAAAATTAACCCTCACGCTAAGATCACTCAGTGTTTTTGAATCATGTACCCCTGATCGATACTGACTTTCCATCAATACAGCTATCAGATCAAGCTGCTGAGCAGTTAATGAATTCAATTCAGGATATCCGATCAGCGTAGCAAAATGCCGTGAATATTGTTTATATTCAATGCCCTCTGCCATGTCATTTAAACCCATTCAACTTATTCGAGAGTTCACCGGCAATGTACAGTGCCTGTTTTTCCTCAAATCCCTGAACAATCAGTTCATCGTAGTATTTCTTCACCATCTGAGCGATCAGATAAAAGTTTTCCTTTACCACGTCGACGTTCAGCTCAGCTTCAAGCCTTTTGTGTGCTTCCAATCGGCTCACTCCTTTGTGGGTTTGTTTGGATCTTAGCTATTTGGAACAGTTTTTGCCAAATCATTCATTGGTAAAGTTGAATTCATCGGTCCATACACACTCTCAGCCTGACTTGCTGTGTCCTCATGCATCCGGTCCATCTCCTCCTGAACGTTCGTGATAAACGGTAACAGGCTCAATCGTGTTTCCTCGCTGACAAGGCCTTTCAATGCTCCAGAAGCCTGAGCATCAGAAAGAATATCATCCGGGAGATTTCGCTTGAACTGAAACGTCATCTGCAGATAATCGTCCGGTTTAGCCAACCGTTTCTTGGCCCATGTGGAACACAATAATTTGAACTGATACCTCAGCCCAGCTGTCATTTTTCGCTCCATGGTAATGGATTTATGCTCAAGAGCCATTAACTTGTACCGCATGGCCACACCGGTAACAGTCGTCCCAAATGACTTATCCGAAAAATTCACTGTCTTGGCGAATCTCATGATGTTCTCTTCCAAGCGATTTAAGTGGTGCTCAATAATATTATCGTTCAGGTCCTTTGTCAGATATTTCACGTCCTGAGTTTCATCATCCAGATTAATGACTCCGGTGCGTTTCATGTTTTGCTGATCTTCCTCATCCAGGAAGGCGCCTTTTGCGACCAAGTAAGCCAGTCGGTATTGCTCAATCTCATTACTGACATCGCTCAGGGTCCGGTCATATGCGTCGATAAGTTGCAACACCTTCTCAGCATCGCCTTTAAGTTCCTGATTGTTCGGAACGCCAAACAACGGACAGTAATCAAACATGTGCGATTTGCTCTCAATCAACGAATAATCGGCTCCGTCAGTCGATTCGAAGTGGTAAATCGTACTATCATCGTAGAAATCAGCATTGTAAATGGTCAGCCTATCGTCCGGATTACTGTTATCGTAACCCCATTTGAAAGTTTCATAATAGCGCAGGGCGTACATCGGATTCGTCATATCGTCCGTCATCGAAAGGATGATTGTTTCCCATGGATTCACTGTCATCAAAGCTTCTTTTCCATCCGGATCGATATAAAGTAACCGGGCACCGTATCCGCAAATAGTTGCTTTCTTACCTAACTCACTATCGGCGTCTTCAATGTTATTCCGCTTGTTGAAATCCGATAGGGTCTCGGTCAATCCAGTTGCTTCGTCAATGCCATATGAGATTGGATTACCGAATAGATACCCCACTTTAGTATCCGCGATCTCGGCGTCAAATGAGTTATTGATTTTGTTGTTGACCTTATCATCAATCCGAGTAGTAGTTTGTCCTTTGACATCCTCATATTTGATCGGCTGTCGTGTTAGAATCGGAACTCCTTTGACTGATGCTTTATATCGCTCGTACAGCCGCACCATGCGATCATGATCCTGTTTGTGATCATTGATCATCACTCGGATAATCTCGCTTGTAATGCCGTCCTGTTCAATCAAAGGGATATATTCATTCATGTACTCACCTTCTTTCCTGTACGCCGTCTGTATGGCTTGATCATGGAATAGAGCGCGTACCGGATAGCATCCAACACGTCATCCCATAACTTAACCGGTTGCCCTGTCGTCTCATTCCAGACATACATGTAAATCTCTTTACGGAAACGCTGAACACGATCTTTAACGATAAACAGCTTCTTTCGCTTAAACAACCGTGCAACTTCTTCAATTCCTGAAATGACCTCTTTGTCTGCATTGATCGCATGAAAATGCTCTCGCCTTAAACGCTTGATATGTTCAGGTCGTGCTGTATCACAATAAAAACGGATGTCACCATAGCGGCTCTTTATTCCGCTGGCGACGTCCACCCAGTAATCAATCTCTTCAAATTGTTTGGCATGTTCCTCGATTAAGTAGAAATTACCTTGATCATCTTCACCGATGACAACCATCACTCCGTGGTGATCATAACCAAAATCGACTCCAGCGAAGTATTTAACAAAATTGATCTTGCTCAGTTTGGATTCGCTGATATAATGAATATCCTTGTTGAAATCTTTGTAGACGACTCCTTCAGCTGCACACCAGATACCATTAATATCTCGATCATAGAACATGCCACTTGGTGTTGTCGCCTTGATGTTTTCCCGGTATCGCTCGTTCAGAAATGTGTTATCCTCCAGTACGAAGTGAAAGTCCACAATACTTTTATCCGGATTGTCGATATAATCTCTTTTCAGCCAATGTTCCGGTTGATCCGGATTCGTATCAATCAGGATTCGCGCTCCGTTGGCCGAGCATCGCGATTTGATTTCATTAAAGACTTCCTCATTGGCAAGCGAACCTTCATTAATGTACGCTCCGTAAGCAGTCATACCTCGAATTCTGTTCAAGTCGTTGATCTTGCTGTGGCCAGTACAGACAACAAGTACGCCGAACAGTTTAAAACGGTTGTACTTGTCCATGTGGAAGTTAATGCCGTATTTGTTGGTCAACTCTATTAAGACGTTCTTTGCTAAGTTTCCCAGGTTCGCGCCAGCAAGAATGTACTGCGGATTCTCCACGCCTTCATTCGTCGCAATGTGCTTGACACGTTTCAGCTCATAAAGGAACAAGTCATTGTCGATAACCGTCTTACCGGTTCGCTTCGCTCCGTGATTAATCAGCATGAAATAATCATGGTTGAAGGCGTATCGGAGAACTTCCTGCTGCTTCGGCGTATAGAGTTCACTCAGAGCCATCTCTGAACGCCTCCTCCAGCCTATCTAGGAGATTGCCAACTTTGTCCTCTGTATTTGCCCCGGTGTCAGTTGATGCCCGTATCTGGTCAATACGAGCCTGCATAAGATCACCTTTTAACTTTTTCTCATCATCCATCTTGATGATTTCTTGCTTTTGCTTAATCGCCTTTATCAGTTTGTCTGTCACTCGAGTTAATGCTTCTTCAAGACTTAAGATATCATCAATCTTTTTGAATTCCGTTTCCTCTACTTGTGTGACGACCAGTTTCTGCGTCTGAACAGGAACCTTTATTTCGGTACCGTCTTTTTCCACAGCACGTACGTCTTTGACTCTGCGTAACTCTTTAAGCTCGCGCCGTTCTTTTTCGGTCAATCCATCTTCAATACGCTTGATTCGTTTCATCATTCGACGCTGTCGAATAGTCAGTTCACGAATGGTCATATCAATTTGAATCAGCGGATCCGTTGTAATTGCAGAGAATAGGGCCTTCTCATCTTCATCCAAGTAGTCCCACATAAGCGTTTCAAACTCGCCAGTTCTTACAGCGTTCTTGTTTCCTTTCGGTGCGTGGCCACCTGCATTACCTTTTGCATTTTGATTGCCGAACGGAGCACCACGCGTACCATTTGAACGATTAGGAGCGCTCCTTTTCGATTTAGGAGCGCTCCCTTTCAATTCGTTATCCCATTTGTCCTGAGCCTTCCACTTTCGAATGGTGCTCGGCGTGATACCCATTTGTTCTGCAAGGTCGACCAGCTTTAGCTTCCCGGCGTTTTTCAACCATATGTCTTTTGCATTATCGCGTCTTGGATCTCTCGGTCTTGCCACGTCACATCACCGCCACCTCCACGATTGAGTTTATATTTATAACTCGTCCTTCTGAAGTTGAAGGTCTATTTCAATGAGTTTCTTCAAATCATCTACTGAGGTAATTTTGATTTGCCCTTTTTGAAAGTCCTTAATCCATTGAGCAATACCGGCCTGAACAATCTTTCTGTATTTTTCTTTTGAGGTAGCAATTCCTGTAAGAACTTCTATTTCATGTTGCAGCAAATCATTTTGCGAACATTTGTTTTCATTTTCTATTGCCAGCACCCCATTCCTAAATTAAAATAGGAAACGAGATAGTGGTCTACTTAAACCGTGGCCACGGCCTTCCACTATCTCCGCTGGGGTAACCAGCAGAGTTATAAAAGGAGGGGGATGTTGGCGCATCCTCTTCTTTTTTTATTATGTCTTCAAAAGAAGTTTGGCCTTATTACCTGTAAACTCCTCATACCTTTTTTTGATCACATCACAATATTTAGGGTCAAGTTCAGCCATATAGCATACACGGCCGGTCTGTTCTGCAGCGATCATCGTTGTACCACTTCCTGAACAGCCGTCCAAGACAATCTCACCCTTCTTTGACGAGTTCTGAATGGCCTGAGCGACAAGGGGGACTGGTTTCATCGTCGGATGTTCGCCGTTTCGTAGCGGCTTATCATAAAACCAAACAGTCGATTGCTTGCGGTCACCGTTCCATTCATGAGGGGCACCCAGTTTCCAACCGTAAAGAATCGGTTCATGCTGCCACTGATAATCCTGCCGACCCACCACAAAACCATTTTTTACCCATACGATACACTGCTTCATTAACCAACCTGCATCAAACATGGCTTTCCTGAAGTTGTATCCTTCAGAATCTGCATGACAGACATAAATAGCGCCACCCCTGCGGGTGGCGCTCAACAGTGTCGTATATAGGTTGAGTAAAAATCGATAAAAAGTGTCATTATCCATCTTGTCATTCATGATTTTTAGCGAATCGGCCGTCTTGCCTTCGTAATCAACATTATACGGTGGGTCGGTAAAAACCATTGAGGCAAGCTGGCCATCCATTAAACGATCAATTATTTGCTGATCGGTACTGTCACCGCAAATTAATCGATGAGGACCAAGCTCCCAAATATCACCTGGTTTTGTTTCAGGCTTTTCGATAGCAGCAAGTTCCTGGTCCGCATCGAACTCATCGTCTTCAATTGCAACGGGCATCTGACTTTCCAATTTTTCGATTAAATCAGCAAGGTCAGATTCGTCGAAACCAGTTAGATCAATCCCCATGTCATTTTCATCAAGTTCCTGAAGTAATGCAGAAAGCTTGTCTTCATCCCAGTCACCACTAATCTTATTCAGTGCCAGGTTCAAGGATTTTTCTTTGTTCAAATCGAGATTGACAACAGAAACCTCAATTTCGTCATAGCCACTCTCTTTAAGAATTTTAAATCGTTGGTGGCCACCGACAAGATTTCCTGTTCTCTCGTTCCACACAAGTGGATCGACATAACCGAAAGTATTAATGGATTTCTTTAATTTCTTATAATCCGGATCTCCACTTTTTAAATCTAAACGAGGATTATATGGAGCCGGATTAATCTTTGAAATAGAGATCTTTTTTATAAGCATTATGTTCATCACCCTCAATTCAACAAAAATCATGAATTATGTTGTCACCCACTCACGACACCCCACCTCCAGCGCTGAATTGTTTGATTTGGATTTGGTAAATTTTCTCCAATGATTTAAATGAACCAATCTCGTATAATGAACACATGAAATCCTCTTCACCGGAGCGTGAAGGAGGAAATGAATTGAAAAGGAAGTTATTTATCTCAATTGATTTTTGGTTCATGAGAATCAAAGTCAAGATTAAGTTAGTTAAAAAGAATAAATAACAATTTTATAAAATACGCTCCGGAAGAGGATTTCCTCTTTCGAAGTAAACTAAATAAATTAAATGTAGTTAAAATACACCTAGAAAGTTTCTATTATCCCTCTTCAAACCCATCGACCTTCTCCGTGATACCTACCTCCATTTAAGCAAAATAAAAGCACCTCGAAGGGTGCAATTTATCGTTATGCATTGTCTCTTTTGTCAATTTGGTTTTTTATTGATTCTGGAAGTCCGCTATAAAATTTTTGGATTCTCTTCTTTCTTGAAATCAATTCTTCTACAATCATATTTATTAATTCAAAAAGAAAGTTCACATCATCTTGATGCTGATTTAGATCGATTTCGCCAGGATGTATTCCCTTATTGCCATAATATCTAATAGTGTCTAAACCTTGTTGCAGTTCTTCTGGTATTCCTGTCTTGACAATATTACCTATCATCTCGTTTAAATTATTTCCAGGCGTGTTCAAAAAGCTTAGTAACGATTCAATTCCTAACCTCAACAGTGCAGCAGCAGCCCTTGGAGAGTATTTAAAAACTCCTGCTGCCTCATCATAAACATCCTTTACCTGTTTTGGCATATCGGTTGAAGGGTCTGGAACCGTAAGGGTTAACGGATATACCATTTTATCTTTGTACCAAAAAGTGTAATCGTTGCATTCGGAGCAGTGAGTTACGTAGTAATCAGATAATTTTTTTCCACCTATGTCTATTCCTAAAGAATTTAAAAGAAAGTGTCCTCTCGCATCTTTAAAATTCCCCCAAAAAATGTTGAAATGTTCTTGTGGGCAATAAACATGACAAAACGGGCAATTATACTTAGATAGACTCAAACTAGGTTTAACTTCTTCCATTCAACACGTCCCCATTCGGATAATATCTCTTCAACTATTTCGTCAAATGGAGACATTTTCCTGCATGATTCAATAATAATAGCAACACAATTGGCACTATAGTTGTTTTCTTATTAATTTCTTTACTTCAAGTA
This genomic window contains:
- a CDS encoding DUF4145 domain-containing protein — its product is MEEVKPSLSLSKYNCPFCHVYCPQEHFNIFWGNFKDARGHFLLNSLGIDIGGKKLSDYYVTHCSECNDYTFWYKDKMVYPLTLTVPDPSTDMPKQVKDVYDEAAGVFKYSPRAAAALLRLGIESLLSFLNTPGNNLNEMIGNIVKTGIPEELQQGLDTIRYYGNKGIHPGEIDLNQHQDDVNFLFELINMIVEELISRKKRIQKFYSGLPESIKNQIDKRDNA
- a CDS encoding PBSX family phage terminase large subunit; protein product: MALSELYTPKQQEVLRYAFNHDYFMLINHGAKRTGKTVIDNDLFLYELKRVKHIATNEGVENPQYILAGANLGNLAKNVLIELTNKYGINFHMDKYNRFKLFGVLVVCTGHSKINDLNRIRGMTAYGAYINEGSLANEEVFNEIKSRCSANGARILIDTNPDQPEHWLKRDYIDNPDKSIVDFHFVLEDNTFLNERYRENIKATTPSGMFYDRDINGIWCAAEGVVYKDFNKDIHYISESKLSKINFVKYFAGVDFGYDHHGVMVVIGEDDQGNFYLIEEHAKQFEEIDYWVDVASGIKSRYGDIRFYCDTARPEHIKRLRREHFHAINADKEVISGIEEVARLFKRKKLFIVKDRVQRFRKEIYMYVWNETTGQPVKLWDDVLDAIRYALYSMIKPYRRRTGKKVST
- a CDS encoding phage portal protein, which gives rise to MNEYIPLIEQDGITSEIIRVMINDHKQDHDRMVRLYERYKASVKGVPILTRQPIKYEDVKGQTTTRIDDKVNNKINNSFDAEIADTKVGYLFGNPISYGIDEATGLTETLSDFNKRNNIEDADSELGKKATICGYGARLLYIDPDGKEALMTVNPWETIILSMTDDMTNPMYALRYYETFKWGYDNSNPDDRLTIYNADFYDDSTIYHFESTDGADYSLIESKSHMFDYCPLFGVPNNQELKGDAEKVLQLIDAYDRTLSDVSNEIEQYRLAYLVAKGAFLDEEDQQNMKRTGVINLDDETQDVKYLTKDLNDNIIEHHLNRLEENIMRFAKTVNFSDKSFGTTVTGVAMRYKLMALEHKSITMERKMTAGLRYQFKLLCSTWAKKRLAKPDDYLQMTFQFKRNLPDDILSDAQASGALKGLVSEETRLSLLPFITNVQEEMDRMHEDTASQAESVYGPMNSTLPMNDLAKTVPNS
- the terS gene encoding phage terminase small subunit; amino-acid sequence: MARPRDPRRDNAKDIWLKNAGKLKLVDLAEQMGITPSTIRKWKAQDKWDNELKGSAPKSKRSAPNRSNGTRGAPFGNQNAKGNAGGHAPKGNKNAVRTGEFETLMWDYLDEDEKALFSAITTDPLIQIDMTIRELTIRQRRMMKRIKRIEDGLTEKERRELKELRRVKDVRAVEKDGTEIKVPVQTQKLVVTQVEETEFKKIDDILSLEEALTRVTDKLIKAIKQKQEIIKMDDEKKLKGDLMQARIDQIRASTDTGANTEDKVGNLLDRLEEAFRDGSE
- a CDS encoding site-specific DNA-methyltransferase; protein product: MIFVELRVMNIMLIKKISISKINPAPYNPRLDLKSGDPDYKKLKKSINTFGYVDPLVWNERTGNLVGGHQRFKILKESGYDEIEVSVVNLDLNKEKSLNLALNKISGDWDEDKLSALLQELDENDMGIDLTGFDESDLADLIEKLESQMPVAIEDDEFDADQELAAIEKPETKPGDIWELGPHRLICGDSTDQQIIDRLMDGQLASMVFTDPPYNVDYEGKTADSLKIMNDKMDNDTFYRFLLNLYTTLLSATRRGGAIYVCHADSEGYNFRKAMFDAGWLMKQCIVWVKNGFVVGRQDYQWQHEPILYGWKLGAPHEWNGDRKQSTVWFYDKPLRNGEHPTMKPVPLVAQAIQNSSKKGEIVLDGCSGSGTTMIAAEQTGRVCYMAELDPKYCDVIKKRYEEFTGNKAKLLLKT